In one window of Mercurialis annua linkage group LG4, ddMerAnnu1.2, whole genome shotgun sequence DNA:
- the LOC126677700 gene encoding uncharacterized protein LOC126677700 → MDTDENQEEALRLKSIAESNYKDSHLKTALKYAKKAHKLSPNLEGLSSMLTSFKILRAGAANSDDFRDWYKVLQVEPFSHANTIKKQYKKLALVLHPDKNPFLGCEDAFKLVGEGFRVLSDKIRRKEYDMRLRIKLQDERVSISNDGDETFWTACLRCRLLHQFERKYVGNVLICPSCKQGFEAVEVVEKTENDNGVRVSERLKRKVAAYEEQKMGRVEELRSGDLRKKASSGDAQFQSRKAKGVNLEEKEGGFGEWSGERLRGGGLRKRMSTVEEVLKRSKPKKVIFADETMTLAEMLLDAKKKVLQQKAKFKEKQKDGAKNSNEKEKEKLDVLEKLSNMKSKKSEASKKSVATVLEVKDSVHKSSDLEIESWSRSRKSASWSIERHTNLSNGDLEVVDTEDLDLHDFDMDRAGNKFKKGQVWAIYDDEGLPRRYGLIDDVVSMNRFLIKLIWLDRQSNADEGAICWEKMGFRICSGRFKISRRTTINSLNIFSHVVDCEREAREVFRIFPKKGSVWALHNEMHLGAEERNVSASNKQCYEVALFLTTYSEMYGMSMAYLVKVDGFNSVFTRREIGSHAIRWLGKDDVRLLSHQIPARKLSNDEVPDLFKDCWELDPELLP, encoded by the coding sequence ATGGACACAGACGAGAACCAAGAAGAAGCACTCCGTCTAAAATCAATAGCAGAGAGCAATTACAAAGACTCCCACTTGAAAACAGCTCTCAAATACGCCAAGAAAGCCCACAAACTCTCTCCAAATCTCGAAGGTCTCTCTTCAATGCTCACATCTTTCAAAATCCTCCGTGCCGGTGCCGCCAATTCTGATGATTTCAGAGACTGGTACAAAGTTCTCCAGGTAGAACCCTTCTCTCATGCTAACACAATCAAGAAACAGTACAAGAAATTAGCTTTAGTTTTGCACCCTGACAAGAACCCTTTTTTAGGATGTGAGGATGCTTTTAAACTTGTGGGTgaagggtttagggttttgtcTGATAAGATTAGGAGGAAAGAGTATGATATGAGGTTGAGGATTAAGCTTCAAGATGAGAGGGTTAGTATTAGTAATGATGGCGATGAGACTTTTTGGACTGCTTGTTTAAGGTGTAGGCTTTTGCATCAGTTTGAGAGGAAGTATGTGgggaatgttttgatttgtccTAGTTGTAAACAGGGTTTTGAGGCTGTGGAGGTTGTTGAAAAAACTGAGAATGATAATGGGGTTAGAGTTAGTGAGAGGTTGAAGAGAAAGGTTGCTGCTTATGAGGAACAAAAAATGGGTAGAGTTGAGGAACTGCGTAGTGGGGATTTGAGGAAGAAAGCAAGTTCGGGTGATGCTCAATTCCAGAGTCGGAAAGCGAAAGGTGTGAATTTGGAGGAGAAAGAGGGTGGCTTTGGAGAATGGAGTGGCGAGAGACTGAGGGGTGGAGGCTTGAGGAAGAGAATGAGTACTGTCGAGGAGGTCCTGAAGAGATCAAAGCCGAAGAAGGTAATTTTTGCTGATGAAACGATGACATTAGCAGAGATGCTGTTGGATGCGAAGAAAAAGGTTCTCCAACAGAAAGCAAAATTTAAGGAGAAGCAGAAGGATGGGGCAAAGAACAGCAATGAAAAAGAGAAGGAAAAACTTGATGTCTTAGAGAAGCTTAGCAACATGAAGAGTAAGAAAAGTGAAGCTTCTAAGAAGAGTGTGGCAACGGTACTGGAGGTGAAAGACAGTGTGCATAAGAGTAGTGATTTAGAAATTGAGAGCTGGAGTAGATCCAGGAAGAGCGCAAGTTGGAGCATTGAGCGCCACACAAATTTGAGTAATGGGGATTTGGAGGTAGTGGATACTGAGGATTTAGACTTGCATGACTTTGATATGGATAGGGCAGGAAACAAATTTAAGAAAGGGCAAGTATGGGCTATATATGATGATGAGGGCCTGCCGAGACGTTATGGTTTGATTGATGATGTTGTTTCTATGAACCGATTTTTGATAAAGTTGATTTGGTTGGATCGGCAAAGCAATGCAGATGAAGGTGCAATTTGTTGGGAGAAAATGGGATTTCGTATATGCTCAGGGAGATTTAAGATTTCCAGAAGGACAACAATTAATTCCCTAAATATTTTTTCACATGTTGTGGATTGTGAAAGGGAAGCAAGAGAAGTTTTTAGGATTTTTCCGAAAAAAGGTTCAGTATGGGCACTTCATAATGAAATGCATTTGGGTGCAGAAGAAAGAAACGTCTCAGCTAGCAATAAGCAATGCTATGAAGTTGCTTTGTTCTTAACCACTTATAGTGAGATGTATGGCATGAGCATGGCCTACCTTGTGAAAGTTGATGGGTTTAATAGTGTATTTACAAGACGTGAAATTGGATCTCATGCTATAAGATGGCTCGGAAAAGATGATGTTCGGTTACTTTCACATCAGATTCCTGCGAGGAAGCTTTCTAATGATGAAGTCCCTGATCTTTTCAAAGACTGTTGGGAACTTGATCCTGAATTACTTCCTTGA